One region of Malania oleifera isolate guangnan ecotype guangnan chromosome 6, ASM2987363v1, whole genome shotgun sequence genomic DNA includes:
- the LOC131158029 gene encoding glyoxylase I 4 — protein sequence MASLLSPSSTFPLRYKVSCLSFSTIPANFLALPPSEKSQAVVRNGRCNGHCLPTQAKMYVESDVLVKESSSVDDSNDIGVMSIHHVGILCENLERSLDFYHKLLGLPINEARPDDKLPYRGAWLWVGSEMIHLMELPNPDPLTGRPEHGGRDRHSCIAIKDVSKLKAILDKAGVPYTLSRSGRPAIFTRDPDANALEFVQLDH from the exons ATGGCGTCTCTTCTGAGCCCATCTTCCACTTTCCCTCTCCGATACAAG GTAAGTTGCTTGAGCTTTAGCACCATACCTGCAAACTTTCTTGCCTTACCACCAAGCGAAAAAAGCCAGGCTGTTGTGAGAAATGGTCGATGTAATGGGCATTGCTTACCCACTCAAGCTAAGATGTATGTGGAAAGTGACGTATTGGTGAAAGAATCTAGTAGTGTTGATGATAGCAATG ATATTGGAGTTATGAGCATTCACCACGTTGGAATTCTATGTGAAAACCTTGAAAGATCACTTGACTTTTACCACAAGCTTCTGG GTCTTCCAATAAATGAGGCAAGGCCAGATGATAAGCTTCCATATAGGGGAGCTTGGTTGTGGGTGGGTTCTGAGATGATCCATTTGATGGAGCTTCCAAATCCAGATCCCTTAACTGGACGACCCGAACATGGGGGACGAGATCGTCATTCTTGTATTGCAATTAAGGATGTATCTAAGCTGAAGGCAATCCTTGATAAAGCTG GTGTTCCTTACACACTTAGCCGATCTGGGAGGCCTGCAATCTTTACAAGAGATCCTGATGCaaatgcacttgaatttgtgcAATTGGATCACTAA
- the LOC131158673 gene encoding protein ALP1-like has protein sequence MEMTSFSALLNQDDYSNFYSIFQDMDAHNITTGTTATRKRRRKGDGDGDEVEGSGKVALKEILASLLLLDEEEKTEQQKWAMDSQHQKSLIDANYQHTHQAMQEYNLQLQHRFSNSDEHDRLRLKRARGSTSAALGAAAIASEDSNSNVSNSNSDTQSPPAGGGARRLWVKDRSKAWWEMCSSPDFPDEDFKRAFRMSRPTFDFICGELDSAVTKKDTMLRAAIPVRQRVAVCIWRLATGEPLRLVSKRFGLGISTCHKLVLEVCSAIRAVLMPKFLQWPDDARLNTIKTGFESISRIPNVGGSMYTTHVPIIAPKISVAAYFNKRHTERNQKTSYSITVQGVVDHTGVFTDVCIGWPGSMQDDQVLEKSALFQRANRGLLKDVWMVGNSGFALMDWVLVPYNHQNLTWTQHAFNERIGEAQRVAKEAFGRLKGRWACLQKRTEVKLEDLPVLLGACCVLHNICEMRGEEVEPELMGFELFDDETVPENAVRSTEAARARDHIAHNLLHHSLAGTGFL, from the coding sequence ATGGAGATGACTTCCTTCTCTGCTTTGCTGAACCAAGACGATTACTCCAACTTTTACAGCATATTTCAGGACATGGATGCCCACAACATCACCACTGGTACCACCGCCACTCGGAAGCGGCGAAGAAAAggcgacggcgacggcgacgAGGTTGAAGGTTCTGGGAAGGTGGCATTGAAGGAGATCCTCGCGTCTCTTCTTCTGTTGGATGAGGAGGAGAAAACAGAGCAGCAGAAGTGGGCTATGGACTCCCAGCACCAGAAATCTCTTATCGATGCCAATTACCAACACACCCACCAGGCGATGCAGGAGTACAATCTTCAGCTCCAACACCGTTTCTCGAATTCCGACGAGCACGACCGTCTTCGACTGAAGCGGGCTCGTGGGTCCACTTCCGCCGCCCTCGGCGCCGCCGCAATTGCGTCGGAAGACTCCAACTCTAATGTCTCCAACTCCAACTCCGACACTCAGAGTCCCCCCGCGGGCGGCGGTGCGCGGCGGCTGTGGGTGAAGGACCGGTCCAAGGCTTGGTGGGAAATGTGCAGCAGTCCCGACTTCCCCGACGAGGATTTCAAACGCGCGTTTCGGATGAGCCGACCGACGTTCGATTTCATCTGCGGCGAGCTCGACTCCGCCGTGACGAAGAAGGACACCATGCTCCGCGCCGCCATCCCCGTCCGCCAGCGCGTGGCGGTCTGCATCTGGAGGCTCGCGACGGGAGAGCCTCTCCGCCTCGTGTCGAAACGGTTCGGCCTTGGCATCTCCACCTGCCACAAGCTCGTCCTCGAGGTCTGCTCTGCGATTCGCGCCGTCCTCATGCCCAAATTCCTCCAATGGCCGGACGATGCGAGGTTGAACACGATCAAGACAGGGTTTGAATCGATTTCCAGGATTCCCAATGTCGGCGGGTCAATGTACACCACCCACGTCCCCATCATAGCTCCCAAGATCAGCGTCGCCGCGTATTTCAACAAGCGCCACACGGAACGCAACCAGAAGACTTCTTATTCAATTACAGTGCAGGGCGTGGTCGATCACACAGGGGTCTTCACGGACGTCTGCATTGGCTGGCCTGGTTCAATGCAGGACGATCAAGTTCTCGAGAAATCTGCTCTGTTTCAGAGGGCAAACAGGGGACTCCTGAAGGATGTTTGGATGGTGGGAAACTCTGGGTTTGCTCTTATGGATTGGGTTCTCGTTCCTTACAATCACCAGAACCTCACTTGGACTCAGCACGCCTTCAATGAGAGAATTGGGGAAGCTCAGCGAGTTGCTAAGGAAGCGTTTGGGAGGCTGAAGGGAAGATGGGCTTGCCTGCAGAAGAGAACAGAGGTGAAGCTTGAGGACCTGCCTGTGCTTCTTGGCGCATGCTGCGTTCTGCACAACATCTGTGAAATGAGGGGTGAGGAGGTGGAGCCAGAACTCATGGGGTTCGAGCTCTTCGACGACGAGACCGTTCCGGAGAATGCAGTGAGGTCGACGGAGGCCGCACGGGCTCGGGATCACATTGCTCAcaatctcctccaccatagcctTGCAGGAACTGGGTTTCTATAG